In Paractinoplanes brasiliensis, the following proteins share a genomic window:
- a CDS encoding sensor histidine kinase, which produces MGKLSQDYRWLLPSALEASDPGRRSTRDWLVDTLVFCLAVGFTVYGTWDLLQPEPSFLVAQGGSPAWLIWTDFWCAMIGAIGLWWRRTRLLIPLAIYCLVLSTFSVAASVTMVAVVFTVAVHRRFPVLAVFFLGTAATNIVFPIIRPEEGNSYWETTAWGLVFLLIACLWGMVVRARRQLVASYRDRAERAEAEQQLRVAQARSTERNRIAREMHDVLAHRISLLSLHAGALEIKPNATPDEVTTAAGVIRASAHQALQDLREVIGVLRDDRPEGAPEPPQPTLGELTSLAEESRSAGVKVDLDVAVEPETVPAGTGRTAYRIVQEGLTNARKHAPGAYVRVNVAGSAGEGLVIDIRNPWPIGGTGTSIPGTGTGLIGLTERAALAGGRLSHGRTPENEFALTAWLPWPT; this is translated from the coding sequence GTGGGAAAGCTCAGTCAGGATTACCGGTGGCTGCTGCCCTCCGCGCTCGAAGCGTCGGATCCGGGCCGCAGGTCGACCCGTGACTGGCTGGTCGACACCCTGGTCTTCTGCCTCGCAGTCGGCTTCACCGTCTACGGCACGTGGGATCTCTTGCAGCCGGAGCCGTCGTTCCTGGTCGCGCAGGGAGGCTCGCCGGCGTGGCTGATCTGGACAGACTTCTGGTGCGCCATGATCGGGGCGATCGGGCTGTGGTGGCGGCGCACCCGGCTTCTGATCCCGTTGGCGATCTACTGCCTGGTCCTCTCGACTTTCAGCGTGGCGGCCAGCGTCACGATGGTCGCCGTGGTCTTCACCGTCGCCGTGCATCGCAGGTTCCCGGTGCTTGCGGTCTTCTTCCTCGGCACTGCGGCGACCAACATCGTGTTTCCGATCATCCGTCCCGAGGAGGGCAACAGCTATTGGGAGACGACCGCGTGGGGTCTGGTCTTCCTTCTCATCGCTTGTCTGTGGGGCATGGTGGTCCGCGCCCGGCGCCAGCTCGTCGCGTCGTACCGGGACCGCGCCGAACGTGCCGAGGCCGAGCAGCAACTGCGCGTGGCCCAGGCCCGTTCGACCGAGCGCAACCGCATCGCCCGCGAGATGCACGACGTGCTCGCCCACCGCATCTCGCTGCTGAGCCTGCACGCGGGCGCGCTCGAGATCAAACCGAACGCCACGCCCGACGAGGTCACCACGGCCGCCGGGGTCATCCGGGCCAGCGCCCACCAGGCGTTGCAGGACCTGCGCGAGGTGATCGGCGTCCTGCGCGACGACCGGCCCGAGGGCGCCCCCGAGCCGCCGCAGCCGACCCTGGGCGAGCTGACCTCGCTGGCCGAGGAGTCACGCTCGGCCGGCGTCAAGGTCGACCTCGACGTGGCGGTCGAGCCCGAGACGGTTCCGGCCGGCACGGGGCGCACCGCCTACCGCATCGTGCAGGAGGGTCTGACCAATGCGCGCAAGCACGCGCCCGGCGCTTACGTGCGGGTCAATGTGGCCGGGTCGGCCGGCGAGGGACTGGTGATCGACATCCGTAACCCGTGGCCGATCGGCGGCACGGGCACGTCGATCCCGGGCACGGGCACAGGGCTGATCGGCCTGACCGAACGGGCGGCGCTGGCCGGCGGCCGTCTCAGCCACGGCCGCACGCCGGAGAACGAGTTCGCTCTGACAGCATGGCTGCCATGGCCGACGTGA
- a CDS encoding response regulator codes for MAAMADVIEDDEKERVRVLIVDDDALVRAGLSMILSAASDIVVVGEAVDGAEVPGAVSKHEPDVVLMDIRMPRVDGLAATESLRARSGAPEVLVLTTFDADEFVLRALRAGASGFLLKDTPPAEILRAVRRVAAGEAMLSPTVTRRLIAHVAAPAPPSRARAADRLAQLSERERDVALALAHGRSNAEIASDLHMSVATVKAHVSRLLIKLELNNRVQVAILVHDAGLV; via the coding sequence ATGGCTGCCATGGCCGACGTGATCGAGGACGACGAGAAAGAGCGGGTACGGGTGCTGATCGTCGACGACGACGCGCTCGTGAGGGCCGGGCTCAGCATGATCCTCTCGGCGGCTTCCGACATCGTGGTGGTGGGCGAGGCGGTCGACGGCGCCGAGGTGCCCGGCGCTGTGTCGAAGCACGAGCCCGACGTCGTGCTGATGGACATCCGGATGCCGCGGGTCGACGGGCTGGCCGCCACCGAGTCGCTGCGGGCCCGGTCCGGCGCGCCCGAGGTGCTTGTGCTGACCACGTTCGACGCCGACGAGTTCGTGCTGCGCGCGCTGCGGGCCGGGGCCAGTGGTTTCCTGCTCAAGGACACGCCGCCGGCCGAGATCCTGCGAGCCGTACGCCGAGTGGCCGCGGGCGAGGCCATGCTGTCGCCCACGGTCACCCGGCGGCTGATCGCGCATGTCGCCGCCCCTGCCCCGCCCTCGCGCGCCCGCGCCGCCGACAGGCTCGCCCAGCTCAGCGAGCGCGAACGCGACGTGGCCCTGGCCCTGGCCCACGGCCGCTCGAACGCCGAGATCGCGTCCGACCTGCACATGTCCGTGGCGACTGTGAAGGCCCACGTCTCCCGCCTGCTGATCAAGCTCGAGCTCAACAACCGCGTTCAGGTCGCCATCCTCGTCCACGACGCCGGCCTCGTCTGA
- a CDS encoding dipeptidase, whose amino-acid sequence MELIIDGHNDLPMQLRGRFGYRVDGLDEPQPSLQTDIPRLRAGGVGGQFWSVYVPGELSEPEAVVATMEQIDAVYRMAAAYPDDFAIAYSADHVEQAMAAGKVASLIGIEGGHSLATSLGVLRAFARLGVRYVTLTHNENLSWADSAVRESRVGGLNDEGRAVVREMQRIGVLVDLSHVAPVTMHAALDTAFAPVIFSHSGVRALHDHPRNVPDDVLRRLRDNGGVIQLTFVAPFLSAESRAWMAAADEEWERLGPPPRPAEWPRAPRPGEDPATLPEWPGPDRVVEPEFAAWLAANPRPPVTVAHVADQVEHARDVAGVDHIGLGGDYDGTPELPDGMGDVSSYPLLMTELAGRGWSDDDLAKLANRNILRALREAERLAEEPLWPLTPAR is encoded by the coding sequence ATGGAACTGATCATCGACGGGCACAACGACCTGCCCATGCAGCTGCGCGGACGCTTCGGATACCGGGTCGACGGCCTGGACGAGCCGCAGCCTTCGCTGCAGACCGACATTCCCCGGCTGCGCGCGGGCGGGGTCGGCGGGCAGTTCTGGTCGGTCTACGTGCCGGGTGAGCTGAGCGAGCCCGAAGCCGTCGTGGCGACCATGGAACAGATCGACGCCGTGTACCGGATGGCGGCGGCGTACCCGGACGACTTCGCGATCGCGTACAGCGCCGACCACGTCGAGCAGGCCATGGCCGCCGGCAAGGTTGCCTCCTTGATCGGGATCGAGGGCGGGCACAGCCTGGCCACCTCGCTCGGCGTGCTGCGGGCGTTCGCGCGTCTCGGCGTGCGTTACGTGACGCTGACCCACAACGAGAACCTGTCGTGGGCCGACTCGGCCGTGCGTGAGTCCCGGGTCGGCGGCCTCAACGACGAAGGGCGAGCCGTCGTACGCGAGATGCAGCGCATCGGCGTGCTGGTGGACCTGTCACACGTGGCGCCGGTGACCATGCACGCGGCCCTGGACACGGCGTTCGCCCCGGTCATCTTCAGCCACTCCGGGGTGCGCGCGCTGCACGACCACCCCCGCAACGTCCCCGACGACGTGCTGAGGAGGCTGCGCGACAACGGCGGCGTCATCCAGCTGACGTTCGTGGCCCCGTTCCTGTCGGCCGAGTCGCGGGCGTGGATGGCAGCGGCCGACGAGGAGTGGGAGCGGCTCGGCCCGCCGCCGCGCCCGGCCGAGTGGCCACGGGCGCCCCGCCCCGGCGAGGACCCGGCCACGCTGCCGGAGTGGCCCGGCCCCGACCGCGTGGTGGAACCCGAGTTCGCGGCGTGGCTGGCCGCCAACCCGCGCCCGCCGGTGACCGTGGCCCACGTCGCCGACCAGGTCGAACACGCCCGCGACGTGGCCGGGGTCGACCACATCGGCCTGGGCGGCGACTACGACGGCACCCCCGAACTCCCCGACGGCATGGGCGACGTGTCCAGCTACCCCCTGCTGATGACCGAGCTCGCCGGCCGCGGCTGGTCCGACGACGACCTCGCCAAACTCGCCAACCGCAACATCCTCCGAGCCCTCCGCGAAGCCGAGCGTCTCGCCGAGGAACCCCTCTGGCCCCTCACTCCCGCCCGCTGA
- a CDS encoding CBM96 family carbohydrate-binding protein: MRRSKLKKYSVLTAVLAGTAGVAATAPAQAVAAGTTLKLAAGHDAYVSNVRTGVVFGNETKLVAGIAGKETKTSFLQFAVPAGTKVAGARLKLTTQAQTTSTVTLRQVAKTNWTEAKLTAANAPALGSVLASAVPGTTVSFDLGKVVKGPGTYAFALSSTGAAVRFQSAEAGSGAPVLEVTTQGDVSPPVAKPAGDCVTDAKLVPSCGVLWGAAAGGFTTAPRDQALKDWEKLSGRTSTIYHTYHKGDENFPTKAEIAMTGDSANPRVLLTNWKIAYGSTWAKVAKGEQNKRIDAFAARAKTYGKKFFLVLNHEPENDVVARAGSGFEAKDFAAMYRHTILRLRSQGVTNVVNVMAYMGNEKWMAQSWWKDLYPGDDVVDWMGLDSYVSVEPGYYHFGKFNDLLDRAPTGGGLGFYEWSTTKHAAKPIMVAEWGAYHRVNKVTDKSAMFNSVLPELAKRPAVKAIVYFDTKKDDEGDRDISINSTPAALAAFKKLAADPIFKVKLG, encoded by the coding sequence GTGCGTCGTTCGAAGCTGAAGAAGTACTCGGTGCTGACCGCGGTGCTCGCCGGTACGGCGGGTGTGGCGGCCACGGCCCCGGCCCAGGCCGTTGCCGCCGGGACCACCTTGAAGCTGGCCGCGGGCCACGACGCGTACGTCTCGAACGTCCGCACCGGTGTCGTCTTCGGCAACGAGACCAAGCTGGTCGCCGGCATCGCGGGCAAGGAGACGAAGACCTCGTTCCTGCAGTTCGCGGTCCCGGCCGGCACCAAGGTCGCCGGCGCCCGCCTGAAGCTGACCACGCAGGCCCAGACGACCAGCACGGTCACGCTGCGCCAGGTGGCGAAGACCAACTGGACCGAGGCCAAGCTCACCGCGGCCAACGCTCCCGCGCTCGGCTCCGTGCTGGCAAGCGCCGTCCCCGGCACGACGGTCAGCTTCGACCTGGGCAAGGTCGTCAAGGGCCCCGGCACGTACGCGTTCGCCCTGTCCTCGACCGGCGCGGCGGTGCGTTTCCAGTCGGCCGAGGCCGGCAGCGGCGCCCCGGTCCTGGAGGTCACCACGCAGGGCGACGTGTCGCCGCCGGTGGCCAAGCCGGCCGGTGACTGCGTGACCGACGCGAAGCTTGTTCCCTCGTGTGGCGTGCTGTGGGGCGCCGCGGCCGGTGGTTTCACGACCGCGCCGCGCGACCAGGCCCTCAAGGACTGGGAGAAGCTCAGCGGCCGCACCTCGACGATCTACCACACCTACCACAAGGGTGACGAGAACTTCCCGACCAAGGCCGAGATCGCGATGACCGGCGACTCCGCCAACCCGCGGGTGCTGCTGACCAACTGGAAGATCGCGTACGGCTCGACGTGGGCGAAGGTGGCCAAGGGCGAGCAGAACAAGCGGATCGATGCGTTCGCCGCGCGCGCCAAGACGTACGGGAAGAAGTTCTTCCTGGTTCTGAACCACGAGCCGGAGAACGATGTTGTGGCCAGGGCCGGCTCGGGCTTCGAGGCGAAGGACTTCGCCGCCATGTACCGCCACACGATCCTGCGTCTGCGCTCGCAGGGCGTCACCAACGTCGTCAACGTGATGGCGTACATGGGTAACGAGAAGTGGATGGCCCAGTCGTGGTGGAAGGACCTGTACCCCGGTGACGACGTCGTCGACTGGATGGGTCTCGACTCGTACGTGAGCGTCGAGCCCGGCTACTACCACTTCGGCAAGTTCAACGACCTGCTCGACCGCGCGCCGACCGGTGGTGGCCTGGGCTTCTACGAGTGGTCCACCACCAAGCACGCCGCCAAGCCGATCATGGTCGCCGAGTGGGGCGCCTACCACCGCGTCAACAAGGTCACCGACAAGTCGGCGATGTTCAACAGCGTGCTGCCCGAGCTGGCCAAGCGTCCGGCCGTGAAGGCGATCGTGTACTTCGACACCAAGAAGGACGACGAGGGCGACCGCGACATCAGCATCAACAGCACGCCGGCCGCGCTGGCCGCGTTCAAGAAGCTGGCCGCGGACCCGATCTTCAAGGTGAAGCTGGGCTGA
- a CDS encoding putative bifunctional diguanylate cyclase/phosphodiesterase produces MTSGTALVAFGVAVVAVLVGRRRTSRVRLAWFGLGAGALSEAVGLLAEGPRNAGHLATAVFVTLALLALPQPQRSWMSRLRGVVDALLIASSLLLASWNLVLAPAGPGGDPLLTALPIADVVLGTVAIVAIARRRRGWRESSTLMLMCTGLLLIAVGDSVAVRLAVEDVTGWAALPQAGGLAGYGMLLLAAVRAAGMNLRDEREPDVETVVTPRSAGLLLPYVVVLAALVPGTLWLATGDASSAGFVWCRSVTIALIVLRGLILVLDNRQLARRLEESVTGRTAELAGSEQRFRALVEQSSDSLAILEADSTVRYQSSSVERIFGYPASVLVGLRLVDVVGKRAAPRILAGIEDVLGRPGSVSTFPVTLRHRDDTWRLAEMTVTNLLDDPYVRGLVFNTRDLSEAERLQDQLRHEAHHDALTGLVNRVLFRERLASVFGDGVAILFLDLDGFKQVNDILGHAAGDQLLVRVAARLVEVVPDPGTVARLGGDEFAVITDASEAESLAARILRRLDEPFVVHGRELHVGAGIGLASAADATDIEQLQRNADLAMYKAKEAGGGVYATYDPAMHDALTQRLSLAGDLRRALERDELVLHYQPTVDLATGEIKGFEALVRWEHPTRGMVPPLDFIGIAESTGLIVPLGRWVLAEACRQAVAWGRPLTMAVNVSVRQFEAGDLAATVAEVLAETGMPAGRLCLEMTESVLLTDTDENLSRIVGLKALGVMLAMDDFGTGYSSLAYLRRFPMDVLKIDRSFVDRLGEGDAEDETLVRTIVRLGHRFGMRTVAEGIENEAQMSALRGMGCDFGQGYFLSRPLPARQAGALLEAGVPASTP; encoded by the coding sequence ATGACGTCGGGCACCGCCCTGGTCGCCTTCGGTGTCGCCGTCGTGGCGGTGCTGGTGGGGCGCCGCCGTACGTCCCGGGTCCGGCTCGCCTGGTTCGGTCTCGGCGCCGGCGCCCTGTCCGAGGCCGTCGGCCTCCTCGCCGAGGGGCCGCGGAACGCCGGTCACTTGGCGACGGCCGTGTTCGTCACGCTCGCGCTGCTCGCCCTCCCGCAACCTCAGCGGTCCTGGATGAGCCGGCTGCGCGGCGTCGTGGACGCGCTGCTGATCGCCAGTTCGCTGCTGCTGGCCAGCTGGAATCTCGTGCTCGCCCCGGCCGGGCCGGGCGGCGACCCGCTGCTGACGGCTCTGCCGATCGCCGATGTGGTGCTCGGCACCGTCGCGATCGTCGCGATCGCCCGCCGGCGCCGCGGTTGGCGGGAGTCCTCCACGCTCATGCTGATGTGCACCGGTCTGCTCCTGATCGCGGTGGGTGACAGCGTCGCCGTCCGGCTGGCGGTCGAGGACGTCACCGGCTGGGCGGCGTTGCCCCAGGCGGGTGGCCTGGCCGGTTACGGGATGCTGCTGCTGGCCGCCGTCCGCGCGGCGGGCATGAACCTCCGCGACGAACGCGAACCGGACGTCGAGACGGTCGTGACCCCGCGATCGGCCGGCCTGCTGCTCCCGTACGTGGTCGTGCTCGCCGCCCTGGTCCCCGGCACCTTGTGGCTCGCCACCGGGGATGCGAGCTCGGCCGGCTTCGTGTGGTGCCGGTCGGTGACGATCGCCCTGATCGTGCTGCGCGGGCTGATCCTGGTGCTCGACAACCGTCAGCTGGCTCGTCGCCTCGAGGAAAGCGTCACCGGCCGTACGGCGGAATTGGCCGGCAGCGAGCAGCGCTTCCGTGCCCTGGTCGAGCAGAGCTCTGACTCGCTGGCGATCCTCGAGGCCGACTCGACCGTGCGCTATCAGAGCTCGTCGGTGGAGCGCATCTTCGGCTATCCCGCGTCGGTGCTGGTCGGCCTGCGACTCGTCGACGTCGTCGGCAAGCGGGCCGCACCGAGGATCCTGGCCGGGATCGAGGACGTGCTCGGCCGCCCCGGCAGCGTCAGCACGTTCCCGGTGACCTTGCGCCACCGGGACGACACCTGGCGTCTGGCCGAGATGACCGTCACCAATCTGCTCGACGACCCGTACGTGCGGGGTCTGGTCTTCAACACCCGTGACCTGAGCGAGGCCGAGCGGCTGCAGGACCAGCTCCGGCACGAGGCCCATCACGACGCGCTGACCGGGCTCGTCAACCGGGTGTTGTTCCGCGAGCGGCTGGCCTCGGTGTTCGGCGACGGGGTGGCGATCCTCTTCCTCGATCTGGACGGGTTCAAGCAGGTCAACGACATCCTCGGGCACGCGGCCGGTGACCAGTTGCTGGTGCGGGTGGCCGCGCGGCTGGTCGAGGTCGTCCCGGATCCGGGCACGGTGGCCCGGCTCGGCGGGGACGAGTTCGCGGTGATCACCGATGCGTCCGAAGCGGAGTCGCTGGCCGCCCGCATCCTGCGACGCCTCGACGAGCCGTTCGTGGTGCACGGGCGTGAGCTGCACGTGGGGGCGGGCATCGGGCTCGCGTCCGCCGCCGACGCCACCGACATCGAGCAGCTGCAGCGCAACGCCGACCTGGCCATGTACAAGGCCAAGGAGGCCGGCGGCGGGGTCTACGCGACCTACGACCCGGCGATGCACGACGCGCTGACGCAACGGCTGTCCCTGGCCGGCGATCTGCGCCGCGCGCTGGAACGCGACGAGCTGGTGCTCCACTATCAGCCGACCGTCGACCTGGCCACGGGTGAGATCAAAGGCTTCGAGGCCCTCGTACGGTGGGAGCACCCCACCCGCGGCATGGTGCCGCCGCTCGATTTCATCGGCATCGCGGAGTCGACCGGCCTGATCGTGCCGCTGGGCCGCTGGGTGCTGGCCGAGGCGTGCCGCCAGGCGGTGGCTTGGGGACGCCCGCTGACCATGGCCGTGAACGTGTCGGTCCGCCAGTTCGAGGCGGGTGACCTGGCCGCGACGGTGGCCGAGGTGCTGGCCGAGACCGGGATGCCGGCCGGTCGGCTGTGCCTCGAGATGACCGAGAGCGTGCTGCTCACCGACACCGACGAGAACCTGTCGCGAATCGTCGGCCTGAAGGCGCTCGGCGTCATGCTGGCCATGGACGACTTCGGCACGGGCTACTCGTCGCTGGCCTACTTGCGGCGCTTCCCGATGGACGTGCTCAAGATCGACCGGTCCTTCGTCGACCGGCTGGGCGAGGGCGACGCCGAGGACGAGACGCTGGTCCGGACCATCGTACGGCTGGGACACCGCTTCGGGATGAGGACGGTGGCCGAGGGCATCGAGAACGAGGCGCAGATGTCGGCGCTGCGCGGGATGGGATGCGATTTCGGCCAGGGTTACTTCCTGTCGCGGCCGCTGCCCGCCCGGCAGGCCGGAGCGCTGCTCGAAGCCGGAGTGCCCGCCTCCACCCCGTGA
- the pgi gene encoding glucose-6-phosphate isomerase, which produces MSEHVSDSAEWLALQGHAEKFNGVHLRDLFGSDPNRGERLTARVADLTVDYSKNLVDDEVLTALLALGERAGLRERTAAMFAGEHINITEDRAVLHTALRLPREATLVVDGQDVVAEVHEVLDRMGAFSDRVRSGEWTGHTGQRIKTVVNIGIGGSDLGPVMAYEALKAFKSPEIECRFISNIDPTDLYQKTHDLDPATTLFIIVSKTFGTQETLTNATEARNWLLAGLGEGAGADAVAKHFVAVSTNAKRVSDFGIDTANMFGFWDWVGGRYSLPSAVGLSVMVAVGKENFADMLAGYRAVDEHFLNTPLESNVPALLGLLNVWYDTFLGAQSHAVLPYSQYLHRFAAYLQQLTMESNGKSVRLDGSPASFQTGEIFWGEPGTNGQHAFYQLIHQGTKMIPADFIGFSKPNHDIGEMHDLFMSNFFAQTGALAFGRTLDQVLAEGTSPEIAPHRVMQGNHPTTTILAEELTPSVLGQLIALYEHITFTQGTIWQINSFDQWGVELGKVMANQLAPKLTASSAPATDDDSSTNALIKLYRSQRGR; this is translated from the coding sequence ATGAGCGAACACGTTTCTGACAGCGCCGAGTGGCTTGCGCTGCAGGGCCACGCCGAGAAGTTCAACGGGGTGCACCTGCGCGACCTCTTCGGCAGCGACCCGAATCGCGGCGAGCGCCTGACCGCGCGGGTGGCCGACCTCACCGTCGACTACAGCAAGAACCTGGTCGACGACGAAGTGCTGACCGCTCTGCTGGCGCTGGGCGAACGGGCCGGGCTGCGCGAGCGTACGGCCGCCATGTTCGCCGGCGAGCACATCAACATCACCGAGGACAGGGCCGTGCTGCACACCGCCCTGCGCCTGCCGCGCGAGGCCACGCTCGTGGTCGACGGGCAGGACGTGGTGGCCGAGGTGCACGAGGTGCTCGATCGCATGGGCGCCTTCAGTGACCGCGTACGGTCGGGGGAGTGGACCGGGCACACCGGTCAGCGCATCAAGACCGTCGTGAACATCGGCATCGGCGGCTCGGACCTCGGCCCCGTGATGGCGTACGAGGCACTCAAGGCCTTCAAATCGCCCGAGATCGAGTGCCGGTTCATCTCCAACATCGACCCCACCGACCTCTATCAGAAGACGCACGACCTCGACCCGGCGACGACGCTGTTCATCATCGTCTCCAAGACGTTCGGCACGCAGGAGACGCTGACCAACGCGACTGAGGCGCGCAACTGGCTGCTGGCCGGCCTGGGCGAGGGCGCGGGCGCGGACGCGGTCGCCAAGCACTTCGTGGCGGTGAGCACGAACGCCAAGCGGGTCAGCGACTTCGGCATCGACACCGCCAACATGTTCGGCTTCTGGGACTGGGTGGGCGGTCGCTACTCGTTGCCCTCGGCGGTCGGCCTGTCGGTCATGGTGGCGGTCGGCAAGGAGAACTTCGCCGACATGCTCGCCGGTTACCGCGCCGTCGATGAGCACTTCCTCAACACGCCGCTGGAGTCGAACGTCCCGGCGCTGCTCGGCCTGCTCAACGTCTGGTACGACACGTTCCTGGGCGCCCAGTCGCACGCCGTCCTGCCGTACTCGCAGTACCTGCACCGCTTCGCGGCCTACCTCCAGCAGCTCACCATGGAGAGCAACGGCAAGTCCGTACGTCTCGACGGCTCGCCCGCGTCGTTCCAGACCGGCGAGATCTTCTGGGGCGAGCCCGGCACCAACGGGCAGCACGCGTTCTACCAGCTCATCCACCAGGGCACCAAGATGATCCCGGCCGACTTCATCGGGTTCAGCAAGCCCAACCACGACATCGGCGAGATGCACGACCTGTTCATGTCGAACTTCTTCGCCCAGACCGGGGCTCTCGCTTTCGGCCGTACGCTCGACCAGGTGCTCGCCGAGGGCACCTCGCCCGAGATCGCGCCGCACCGGGTCATGCAGGGCAACCACCCGACGACCACCATCCTCGCCGAGGAGCTGACCCCGTCCGTCCTCGGTCAGCTGATCGCGCTCTACGAGCACATCACGTTCACCCAGGGCAC